The genomic window ctctttacatttacattttctgcAAATCTATTACATGTTtttgaatattaaatgaaaaaaattaacataatattGGAAGCaggttctttttttaatttggaaaattcttttatcaatttcattttgCATTATCTTTTACGCAATTATTGTTCGCTAAATAAAACCAATAGTAATCTAAGGGGTTTTCTGAAAAATAGTTTTGCATGTCAAGATGTCATTTGGTACATTATTCCGTGTCATTTGAAAATCAAggataaatcaattaaatatttcTGTATTCGGCAGGTATTTTCTTGCAGTTCATTAATAAATGTACCTTCTTGactgctgattttttttcatagatatgaaagaaaaagtgtCCTAACTCTATAAAGAAGCAACGTTTATCAGTACATGATCAAGATTCAGTTTCACGACATCTGATTTCACATTTTGCTTGATTCATTGCATGCACAACAGTGTTTTGAGGATAACTGGTAATGAAGGATGTCGACAAACCTTTCAACATCACTATTGTATTATTGCCCACTGTGTGAGACTTTGTTGTATTTGTGGAAGGATGTTTAACTTCAGCTGTATTCGGTTACATATATGCATTTTATATTTGCAATGCAATGTGTGTCGATAATCTAAATTATTGCTGTTAGggattttatatatgtttacgTTGTTCACCGAGTTAATCATTGCAAGTTGCTAACAGAAACTACCTTGTAGAAAatcttattatatatatatttatctatataaaTAAAGTGCAGCTAAAATGACATCATACGCCTACACTGTATTCCCTTTtgttatgaaaatgtattgCTTGTTTAATCATCCGGCTTTTCTACCAGCAATCCCGTGAAAGCAgtcttttttcaattatttcaagAATTAAATTACAGGTTGTCGATCAAAGACGACCAAGATACCCCTTTAAATGATCCCCTATACATTAGGAGGAGAACTCCCAAGGACAAGCAAAATACCCCTCAACTTGTTTGATATGCAATTAcacagtttgaaatatttcattcataaaacaGGAGTGTCATACGACCTTGAATAAATGCTCAACTAGGCATTTAACCTAGCCAACAcgaactgaaaaaaaatgtagaattttttttctaaacatctAAGGAGTGGAGTTTGATATCAATATAACtagaatgatatcaatataACTAGAATATGATACTCCGGTTGAGGGTAAATGAACCTTGCAAGGACATGTAAAAATACTAGAAATACGTTTTACGGAAACAAAGGACCAGCAGTCAATTGATTCTATGATATCAGTATCACCAAGTTATCTTTTCGTGTGTCCATCATAAAATGAAGAATTCAAATTATAAGCGAAATCAACAAACTAAACTTGATTATTCTAGGACCTGACACTTAACCAGCTTAGATCAACATGGCCTGAATTAAACGGGAGTTTATTAAATCAACtaaacagtttttttcttcGAATGCCATGGGGCATATGCTGAtatagttgttttatttttgtaaaggaaaaaCGAAGATATTTTCAATgagttttgatttatttgttttctttggttTATTTCAGCCCTGCTAACACGGCTCTGCATGATGTGCTTCTAGTATGATAAACACTAACAGTTAAGCAGCCATTTTAGGGGATTATAGATTCAAATACAAACAgacaatttcattttaagaaagaCGCCATCAATGTAGAAATTTACGTGTAACAAACaaatttattgcaaaaattatttctgttttttttattttgtatgtttagttttgttgggttttttttatttattttttttatttataattttgtcaATGTTTCGTTGTTTCACTGTTTAATCGTTACAtgatacataatatttttgtttttttgttttttttcgggggggggggggttgtggttttttgttgtggtttttttggggatttttttgttgttttttttttttttgcagaattATACGTAACTTAGATTCTATACGTTCCATTTATTTCCTGCAAATcgaaattgaataaaatttaacaattaacTATCTTGTAAATACAGAGGCTTCTTTCTTACACAAACATTGCAAATGatattattcatttaagtttATCCACGCTTTCCATTTCTTTTCAGATTGACATCGTTTAATATATTTAGATCAGCAGAGCGTTCTATCCATACtactatataaaaataatagaatcgaatttttggtctttaataccgagaaatcagaaaaatactgtcttttgttttatatattttaaacatcattggtacgtGAAGATtcccaatttgtttttattttttctcagttaagcttcgttatttaataatcaacgaaaattcctcaaaaattcccggaaatcacctggattttttggactttacaatcttgcgcttgcgcaatacattcacgctaaaggGATCTtcagtttatgtttccacactATCACATATGcgtgaataaactcagaaataataatacaaatacgggtaaattttcattggacttttgttatatattctATTCATATATATTATTGATTTCCTATGAAAagaagtataaaataacaaatatacatttcaacttaGAACTCACTTTTGTTTTCGTGATGAcagaaatatttaattacatgcaaaaaagttacattatatttgttaggagagtgaagatataatgtgttttatcataaaaatgaataatgtcctacggacccagttttacaaagaaaatacgtatacgttggtgaaaaggtttCGAATTCTTtcattctatggattaaaatttttcgATGagaggtatttgcagtctcaaaaaggtttgttgtgatgaattgactgttattttcaacgCAACGTCAtcaactttctccaaaatcgttccggagcgattctgcaattttctgctacattacgggtataagggaggcattctaactgtggcgAGGgactttcccgagacacagttagattattcaaactaaggaaactGTAGTGAAAATAATAGCATttttgtaggcttatagctttgttatgtaaatgtcaataaaaaggtgtgtcgatgtacccatttcgtaaatgtccgatatgcaatgtcaacccgtgcacgcacgggtcaaagtctagtctACTTTTTTCAATACATGGCGTGTTTTGTCATTCATGTTTATCACTACTACTCACTTTTGATTTCATTGACAACAAAGATATCATGGTTGGGTGCTATCAGctgtttttatgcatttttattacGATATTCACCTACACAGACTATTcaaattcatcaaaaaataaagttacGTTTTCGTATTAATTATACTTTGATTTATAGCTGTTTTGTTTATCTAAGGAAACATTTTGGGTACGCTTTAGATATTCTTAAGCTTCATATCAGTACTTAAATCTAaatctttcaattttaatttaaaacattcgtAGTAAGAATAGTTCACTTTTTACTCCATTGCAGtgcatttaatttacatttacacTAGTTGCAATTATAAGGACTGTGTGTTTCGAAgtgtacgagggttgttaaaaatgttcttgGACAAATTTGAATGTGAGCGGACTATTAATATGATAGCGGTGGAACTTTTCAGGTTTAATCCTGacgtattttttaagaaatatgtaaatatttgggTTTTTAAACGCACCATGAAAAAATAcaacttaaatattttgataaaatatgctTCACggtttcttcattttttttttccattttatatattttgtgcGCATTTTTCCTTATTAAGAAAGTGTATCGTTTCAGCGcataaatattaatgatatttcatatcatttcaCAAAAACCTACgaatatcattttgtaaaagtttccattgaattgataaaaatctgACCGTTTTATCGCCGAATTTGGACGAACAACGCTTGAAAAATGAGTAAAAAACGTTGACAATTGACATTTTGGAGCACCgagtttcatttaattttttgtgcACACAGGAAACTATCCGATGGAGACCATAAGGTATTGTTACCTTTTTAGGACAAtggtttataataaaaattgcagAGGTTTGAAGATAGTAGAACAGATATTTTGAACTCTTGCAGCACCTTAATCCCCTATACAGCCCGGATTTAATTTAATTCAGGTAAATACATCATACATGTAGAATGTTATGattacacatatacatgtaacatacatCAAATAAAAACCCCAGACATTATCACAGCTCTATGCATTTGCAAGTTCATAagaatcaatttgttcaatatTGTTATTATATAGATTACATGACAtacaaatgataattattacCTAAGGAGAGCCCCTAAAAGCCTTGTTAAAAAGGTTATTTCCAATGGGGTCTTGCACCTTCATTACCTGCGTGGCAGATATTTTTTTACCTATTAAATGATCTCCGAAATGCCACAAAAGACATTGTACAAAAACTTGACAACTAATGGTATGAAAGTGCATTTTGTAAATGGGTTGAATGACTTGAAAAGTTTGTGGAACTGAAAGATGATTGCCTTGAATGAGACTAACAGGTTTTACTTTCAGTTGTTTAACGTCACCTGACGTcgtggaaatatgaaatggtgCTCCGTAAATCTATTTTATGCAAAGTGAAAAATGCtgcatctttattttttaatattcaaatttaattttttttttgtatacttattttcaattggTAGTCATTCAATAAAACATACGCCATCTCACAAAATACACAGTAATTTTGCCGTACATCAATTTGTCtgcgaacttttctaacaacctCCGAATACAGTGTAATTACCATTGTTTGTATTGTATAGGCTAACAACTTATCATTACTATTCATAACGATATCTGGTCGAATCACTCTCCGAAAACGATTCATCAAGACTAAATAAATACACGTATCCTATTAaacgaatatatttttttaaatggaaattcaTATCATTATCTATGTCTTTATTTGCAAacctgtttttatttacatgtaatttattgatatatgtaGAAATATTAGACTAGTACAAagtatatttttgtgtatttttgagaaaaaaaataatatttttttgcagCCGGTGGTTTGTATACATAAATACGTCATCGATAAATCCTATTTGAAGGACCTTTAGGATGACTAATACACGATAGACAAGATAAAACCAATGTTTGATATATAGATCAAGGACAAGGATTGGCTTTAAAGGTTGTGTATACGTTATCAGatccttttaaaaaactatattcATAAAGGACGGAAGTGTTTTAAGTGTCTTGATTTCATACCAAATAATCTTTAGCTATTACTATTAAtctatttaaacaaacaaaccgATTCCCAACACTCTTTTGCGATCTGTACATTGTTTACGATGTTGCaatctttaaaatcaacataattattttcatgtttaaagTTCCTGATTAACACTGAACGTTCCCCATTGTGTTTTATCTTTTAAGATTAGGTTTCCGCTCcagttcaaaatttcatttctgtacatatataatttgtttttatcttaatgaactaaaggattaaaaaaaaagttggtactaaaacatttttttcttcacaaagtTGAAAGATGTTGGCAATTTCAAATAGGTCTAATTATCTCGGAAAAGTGTCACCTTAAAAACGGGCCATTTGTACAAAGATTAAGACTTTTGATGGAATCTTTATGTCAATTTATACCTTTTTGTTTCTatcaaaacattgatttttcttcaattgttttcaataatataTCCATATATTATGTCGAAAGCCAGATTGTTTTAggtttaattcatttaataagTAGCTGCCATTTAGAGTCAATACAAACAtgaataataacaataaatacataaataacagaACATACAAATAATGCATATAATAGAAAATGTGTCAGCTTGAGAATGCATCTGAATTGGCATTGTCTGAAGATTCATTAAGTTTATAGAACACGTTCTGTATTTGCGTTTCCTTTTCCAGTAAACAATTTTGTACTTCGGGGCCTTCCTCGACATTTCTAATAGCAGATTCTACAAAATAAGTTAATATAAATACGCATGTAATATATCCAACATgaacaatatatacatgtccATTTTTCACATCTAAATATCCAATGTTTCTTCTAAATGAATgacgaagaaaaaaaattaaacgtaccttgttttgtcatttttgatTCTTCACTTTGTAAAACTATTCCTATAAAGCAGATTACAAgataaaagatttattttaaaacatcaaataaacatttgatagcAATCAACTAGTATTTGACACAAAAGAATTTTGTAAGTTTCGTTAAAATCAAATACTTACTTTTAAAATGAGAGCAAATTTTATTTGCCCATGATCGTTGTTTAactgtgaaaacaattattatGCCAGCTAAACCGATGACCACACACACACTAATGATGATGCTAAAAACATAAATACATTTTGGTTGATTAGATAATATCTGAATCAATAAAAACACAGctaaaatttaatgataaaaatgattgaattattttaatgttttgcaaCTCTCTTAAGTACGCCATTATTATAAtgggcattttatttttaaatttacttacaTATGACTCGGTGTATTTTGGTTATCAATATTTTGAACTAGTCGTGCTGAATTTTCCAAAGGAGTTATTGATGTAAATTggtaaacattttcttctgttGATTCCACTGATATCGATTCGGTTGTCAGTTGTGTTGTATGTGCTGTTTTTGCATTTTTGACGTGCTCATAACATTCTTGATCTGATAGAAGAGCAACATGATTTCTTGAATTTCAGGTCATTAAGagaatatttatgaataaagatacttaaactaattaaacaaatgtcattgcgtttttaatttttcataaacacaTAAAACTTACatttgaaagtttcatttgAAAAGTAATGAGACGGGCAGTTTTTGCATGGTACAATTCCGTTGCGTTGAATTCTTTTCCCGCCTTGGCTATATTCAGCACAATTATTTCCTGCAGAAAACAGTAAGTTAAATAATGACATAAAAAATGTCATGCTTTAAAAAATACGAAATTACTTCATGCAACTGAAATGATATGCATATATTTGATGATTTATCCGTCGAGTACTTGCATTCTTACCaacaatttgcagtttgggggcACATACTTCAATTGTTTCATTTCCCCATGCATTAATTACGCAGTGGTATTCAAATGATAAACAAGAGTTTGCCATTTTTTCACAGCCTTTCCTTGCAGCTGCTTTGATCCATTCCTTGTGGTTTTGTGGACATGATTTCACTTTTTTTGCTGTTGCTGCTAAGTTGTCATTGCATTCATTGGAATTCACAAAAGCCTAcaaaatgaagtttttaaaaaagttaacatTCATGTTTTAACACTGAGATAACAATAGATGAAAGAagtcaacaaaagaaagaattatttttgtaaatccAAACTTACCTtagaaaatgcaattaatgttaAACAACCAAAGACCAATCTATAAAGTTCCATATCGTGTTTGTGTGTAGTAAGTAATCGTAAACAAACGAATAGAGAATGTCTTTTAGCTGAACTGTGTCAGTtggttataaataatttaaatgctGCATCAACAATTTATCACTGCACTGTCTCGAGCTAAAATGAATCGCACAGCATTTGCAGCCTATATATATGCGACATAGATCCGCTTCAAGCGTATCAACTAATTTTAGATCTAAAATGTAAAGGTAATTTCCCAAATGCGGTAATAGACGGGTATTTTCAAAATAGCCACATTGTGTAGATAACAGAAGTACAAAAGGTGTTTAAATCAACGTATTTTTTGAATTGCAATTTTGCATACCTTATTTAAGATAATATAACCCTTACAAAATCTAAcacaatattgattttatttccttttttatcaaTGCATATAGTTACCTGCTATCGGAATACAAtcttaagatttttaatgattagaAATTTATGTTCAAGTCTATTGCATCATAAAACTGTTAGTGAGgttatgtttgatttttataaattccAAAAGTTTACAACCATCATCAAAAAGTCTTACACAACATTTCCTCCTTCTTCATGCCggagttttaaaaaaactgGTTTGTTTGCTTCTTTTATAGTAGAATTATACCAAActgaaatatatgtaatatttatacAACAAGTCCAAGAGATAAAAACATCTCTCTAAATgacatttgttttctttctctTGTCctcaaaatcaaacattttgtttaatataacaTCTCaagttaaaacaaaacatttccaTCCAGTTAACTTTTTAATCGACAAACATCTGAGAGATGTGATATATAAATTCCTTCTCATTACTTGTAGACTAgagaataaaatattataatttcctCTAAAAAAATGTTCGTTGAAATAATAAAGACATGTCAGCTAAATTGGTAATTTCCTAACGTAAAATTTCAAGTTACTTCACAGTAACCATCAGATTAtgctttaaaatcaatattatatttatcattttgtagGCAAAACAATTAATTTCACGGAAGTAAAATTGTATAaatgtcgtcctgtacaaaaatttgtCCGTTATTACCTAGTGGATAAATCGTTATCCTGACAAaacttaaattttgataatggttgtactttgaattttaaaaaaagcatgcAGAATTACCAAAGTGTCGAATTTTGAGCAACTTGAATTCTAAATTTATAGCCTATTTTGCTATGAATTTAAGTACGCGTTGCTGTTAAAGAacatatagtattatattactaATTTGACACGAtgcaattttttgaataaacaaaatgtatttgatttattgattcttaaGTTGAATCGAGACACACGTATGATTGCTTTGTCAATATGTGAGGTACAAACTGACcagtttttaatacaatttaattcATTGTTCGTAATGGTAGATTTTTCCTTCTCTATTGCAGTGACTGTAACATTAAACGCCAAGCATGATTCATTTCTGTAACCGtgaaatatactagtatatgtcaCTCGTTGAATGCATGATTACCGCTGAATTGAATTACCGCTCGAtcctttttgatgattttaaatcattataaaaaaccGGTGCATTAAATGCTGACGACTAGTTTTACAAACCAGCTGATGTATAATTAGTGATTTTcagaacatattttttttattaaattaaataaaatcgaTTCAATCTTCGTCATCATAAATTAAATCTTCTTTGATTTTACAAAATGGTATTCATTGCCACGGATACTTCAggaaaacttaaaatatttacataaagataaaagaaacaaCCATGAGGAGAGAGAAGCTTCATAATAGAGCAATTGTGATCATTTCATTTTTCGGTCAGTGTTTTCTGTGTGCACCAGATATGGTGGTACAGAGTGGTGAGTCATCATACATGATAATCCGTTTAAATGTTAGCTTATTTAAAGTCTTTGTGAAGGCCAAACAATCATTACATCACGAATAACCTGTGCTCTTCGAGGGtgttttcaaagtttaaaaacacTTGACgtgttgtgaaaaaaaaatattacaaaaactgTTAGTGTTTTTTAGATTACAAATTATGACTTACATAACACAATCAAATTGAACTTGTAAAATGATGctgtcttttttaaattgttaataatatAGCATATCAACAACGTAAGGATACCGTTTTTATTTCCAAACATCGATGCgatgtatattttataacaaaCACTAATCCAAAttctatatttctttttttctttttgtttcttCCCTTCAAATGTGGATTTATTGAAGtcacatgtatatatgaatatattctgtatatacaCTGGTTCTCTCGTTATCTTTAAATCGAACGATGCGTTTAGTGTATCGGtctaataacaaaatttaaactaaaaacTACGAACCATGGAGAACGGTCAAGGAGAACATATTTCCCTTTAATTTTTCCCACGCATTATCCGTTCGTCGtaaatcaaatttcattcaCAAACGACCGAGATATGATAAGTGTCCCAGATTAAGTGTAACATAGGAATAAgataaaagtttatatttttttattatctaaaCGTAAACATACAAAATTACATCATCCAGCACTGTGAcagttaaaaatcattttaatatcagGTGTCCCTTTGTCTGCAcatttatcaaacttttttcCATTGAAAAGAGATTTAAACATTAGAAATGCACGACTATTTCAGTAAACTACTTccacaagtttttatataagtGATAACAATCAGCAATCCTGATCAAACGCAAAATACACTACAATACTTTATTATTCTGTTTTATCTTTACACACGAAAATTGGGACAgctagaaaattaaaaaaaaaaattaaaacagaataatacatacactgtacatattactcttatgacattttttcaaaacaaaacttcATTAGACTAAAGAACATTCCCATTTATCTATATAACATAAAACTGTTTTCAGCAATGTataactttaataaatttttgataaattcaGACTATTTTGTCTTTGTCTGTATCGGAACGagaataaaatatacattaatcaTATTAATGTTTATGAATATAGATGCTGATAAAAGGAAAAATAGAGAATATCTAATCTAAATAATACACGATTATTTAACAAATAACCAAATTTTATGCTACCACATCAAAAttacataataaaaacatacataaaatataactgAAAATTTAACTTACAAAGTTGCATTCATTGAGTAAAAATTGATTTGACGCTTCTGATGagcattttaattcattttaaaatatgagaTCATTTGCttgtatacttttatttcaatacatgtCCCATGTTAAAGGTTTTAGTCATCTGTCGTCAAAAGGTGGTCCTCTGATCTTTGGTCCTCTTGTAAGTGAccttaagaaatatttaaaaaactacaacatatgtacatgtggTTGGTGTTAAAAAACATGATAaacatgaaacaaaattttaaaataaaatgctgaattgaaaaaattgaagtcCATTATAGATTTACTTAAGCCtttgtttttacattaaatacACATATAATGTATATCTTGTCCTGCTTTACATCTATCACTACAGCGAGTAAAAAACAAACCTATAAAAGAGAGCCATTTGAAGAcaaggaattttaaaaaaaaaagagcaaagcaacttatatatatatatatatatatttatatatattgtgtgtgtgtgtttgtgtagTGTACTTACGTTTCACTGCTGAGCAAACATATATATCTCGTGTTTCTTGGTGTCTTATTCGCCGTCGACGAATGAGAAGTAATACAGAGGAGGTAATCAgtacaattaatattaataCCGTCACGCTTAATCCAATCACTATCCTGTAATGAAGCAATAACAAAAGTTACTAACAACTACTTTCTAAACTGTTATAGTGGAAAAATCcgatttaaattaaataaaagtatgtacGTTTTCCTGAGTCGGTGATTGAAACTTTAATAAGGTTCGAAAAAATATGAACCTTGATTCAAGTCCTGCAACTGAAGATTTATCATCCGTGTGATCAAACTGACCCGGCGTTGGTGATAGCTCATCATCTAGATCAAATGATTCATATGCTGATTCTGTGTTTCTCTGAGATGTATCCAATACTTTTGATCTCTCAACGTATTCATAACATTCTGTGTATGTcaattaatgataataaatcCCTGTCAGGTCTATTTTCGTAAAGATCAACCGATTCATTTAATAATtagcattgaaaataaaaagcaaattaTACTTACACATAAAAGCATTACTGGAGTTATACGCTTCGGGGCATTTTTCACATGTTGCATTATGATTCCGCTGTATTCTGTTTCCTCCAAAATTAAATTCGGCACACACCTTTcctaaataattattaatttaaaagctaatgaataataattaatcTAACTGGGTAATTAACATTTTATCTGATACATTTTATGATAGAAATAGCTAATTgaattgtatttaattatgcTGTACATTGTGCATTACCGACGATAAGGACTTTGGGTGCGCATACTTCAATCGTTTCGTTCTTCCATGCATTAATCACGCAGTGGTATTCCAGTGAGGAGCAGTTatgcaatatatttttacaacttttcCTAGCGGCTGCTTCTTTCCATTCCACAGCTGTTTGTGGACATGAATTAACTGTTTCAACCTTGTCTGACAATGGACAACTTGTCTGAAAAATAATAtgctaaataaattttttttatgaaagtttgaaagtacttttaaaaattaataataatttcattggatcattatttatttgaggacaaatatttcaaaatctcACCTCTCTTGATTTAGCCATTGCATCAATTACATTCAAAACAGCAAAAATAAGGAACGTGTTCAGCATGTCCATTTTCATGTAAGAAACTCCCTTGTTTGATAACATCTCTTATAAACAGTATGATACAAAATAGTTTGTGACATAGACACCATGcacagaaaatgaaataaaagacgTGTGCGAATGTATATTATCTTTTTGCCTTCACATTCAACTTTCACATTACAGAATAGAATATGAAAATTTGTGATAAAACATATACagctaattttatttatatatttatatttttttcaaattggccGTGTaacttaaaacattttgatcAAAAGTCTTAATTATTTCGTAAACAGATATtgagtttgaaaaatattagaTTAGGGCAATGAAGCTAACATACCTTTATGATGCTAGTTTAACGAATCTTGTAatccaaccaaaaaaaaaaatcaatatccgAAATTTCACCAGAAGCAGCCTAATAAAGTATGTACGAATATTAGCAAGACAATGTTTTAGGTAAATGCTAGTGAAGATAGATTGATATTGCTTTCTTTAAAAGCAAatgataatattgataata from Magallana gigas chromosome 9, xbMagGiga1.1, whole genome shotgun sequence includes these protein-coding regions:
- the LOC105333432 gene encoding uncharacterized protein; translation: MELYRLVFGCLTLIAFSKAFVNSNECNDNLAATAKKVKSCPQNHKEWIKAAARKGCEKMANSCLSFEYHCVINAWGNETIEVCAPKLQIVGNNCAEYSQGGKRIQRNGIVPCKNCPSHYFSNETFKYQECYEHVKNAKTAHTTQLTTESISVESTEENVYQFTSITPLENSARLVQNIDNQNTPSHIIIISVCVVIGLAGIIIVFTVKQRSWANKICSHFKRIVLQSEESKMTKQESAIRNVEEGPEVQNCLLEKETQIQNVFYKLNESSDNANSDAFSS